The following is a genomic window from Capnocytophaga stomatis.
GCCATATATTTTTTTACCCTGTCAATGTCTTCTTGTCCAAAGCCTTGGCTTCCGCTCGCCCCTCCTGTAAGCCTTCCAACTTCATCGGCTTGTATATACATCGTTAAATATTCTAACGAATTTACCAATTTAGGCAAACGTGTAGGGCGTGTAAGCGAATAATTTGTGGAGATGTCCACTTGAAGCGGAGCTCCTTTTTTTCCTTGTTTGGTAGTGATAAGCACTACCCCAAAAGCGGCACGCCCCCCATAGATAGCTGCCGAAGCGGCATCTTTAAGTACGGTTACATTCTCTACGTCATTCGGGTTAATTTGATTAGGATCCATTTGCACTCCATCAACAAGTACTAAGGGATTTCCGCCATTGATGGAAGTAAAACCGCGAATATTGAAATTGGCACCTGTTCCTGGACGACCATTACCCACTCCGATATTTAAGTTAGGGACTAATCCTTGTAACCCTTGTCCGATGGTAGTGAGCGGACGGCTTTCTAATACTTTTGCATCAACGGTTGCCACCGCTCCCGTTAAATTCTCTTTTTTCTGTGTTCCGTACCCAACCACTACCACATCATCGAGTTGTTGGGCGTCTTCTTTTAGTAAGAAGTTGATAATTAATGATTTACCCCCCCCTTCCGTTACTTTTTTGGTTTGGGTTTGAAAGCCAATGAACGAGACTTCGAGTACATCGCCTTGTTTGGCTTGGATTTCATAGTTTCCATCGAAATCGGAACTCACTCCGCTTGTAGTCCCTTTTACCACGATGCTAGCACCAGGCAGCGGACTGTTGTTTTCATCGGTAACCTTTCCAGTTACCTTTACCTGTGCTGACAGTGGCAACGCCAAGAGCATCAGCACAAATGTTGCAAATAATTGTTTAAACATACTTTGGTTATTTTAAAAATTGTTGTTAATATAGTTCTATAATATTGATTCACTCTCTCAAAATGTTAAAAATAGATATTTTCACAAACATTTTTTACATTAAATTTTTAAATAATTATGATTTAATTCACTTATCACTATCAACTCTAAAAAATTTGAAAACAAATAATTTTAAAATCGCACAAATCTACAAAAACGAAATCTATTTTTCAAAAAATTTAATACTTAATTCTTCCGAAATATTTTTAAATACAATCTATTACTTTCGAATTACTTTTCCTATATCCGATTCTTTTCTAAGGTTTTGCCTTTAACAACAAGAAAACCCATTGAATATCAACAAATAAAAAACCTTATCAAAGCTTTTTCACTCTGACAAGGTTTCGTATTTCATCTATTTATATAGTGCTCCGTAAGTTTGACAGGCACGATAGTCCGAACCTTCTTTGTCCATTCCAAAGCCACTCCACGCTGACGGACGGAAAATATCTTTATCGGCAATATTATGCATCTGAATTGGAATACGAAGCATTGACGCCAACGTAATCAAGTCAGCCCCGATATGTCCGTAACAAATAGCTCCGTGATTTGCACCCCAATATGCCATCACAGAATATACATCTTTGAAATTATCCTTAGTTGGATCTAAACGCGGAACAAACCAAGTTGTAGGCCACGTTTGGTTGGTGCGTTCGTCAAGTACTTTATGAATTTCATCAGGAATATCCACAGTCCAACCTTCAGCTATTTGTAATACAGGCCCGATTCCTTTTATTAAATTGAGTCGGCACATCGTCACTGGTATTTCTCCGACGGTTTTAAACTGTGAGGAATAACCTCCGCCGCGGAAATATTCGTGGTCAGCTTGAGGCCAAAGCGTATTTTCCAAGCACGCCTGAACATCTTTTTCTGTTACTTCCCAATATGGTTTCATTGTATTTTTTCCATCGGAAGTAAGCATTCTGCCCGTTGCATCCAAAGTGGTTGACCCTGAATTAATAAGGTGAATAATACCGTCTTTAGCTTTTCCTGTTAGCTTTTTGCCTGTTACACGCTCTACTGCCTCAGGACTCCAATAAGTACGAACATCTGAGAATATTTGTGCCGTTCCGGTTAATAAGTGTCCGAAAAGCATTGAAATTCCGTTAAGACAGTCATTCTCAGTCGCTACCACAAATGCCTGACGGATGCCGTTCCAATCGAAAGATGAATTAAGAATGGCTTCTGCAAAATCGCCATTTGGCAAATAGTCCGTCCATTGGCGTTGTCCTTGAAAGCCCGATACGATAGCATTTCGCCCGTGTGATTCCTCTCCAAAGCCCATTTCTTTTAGTTTTGGGTTGCCGATCATCATATCACGAATGATAATGGTCATTTTTACTACCATTTCCCATTCGTACTCCTTACGTTTGTCGTCAATTTTGTTATGAGGTTTGTTGATGTCAATTCCTTCTTTGCAATGTTTTTTTGTCCATTCCATTGCTTTTTTGTATTCCTCTTGGTCAAAAATACCTTCATCAATACGACGCAAAATTTCAGTCATATCGACAAACTCTGTTCGGATTCCGAAATAATCTTGCAGAAAATGAATGTCCACCATTGAACCAGCAATTCCCATAGAGGAGTAACCGAGTGAAAGGTACGATTTTCCTTTCATATACGCCACAGCAATTCCCGCTTTGGCAAATCGGAGGATTTTTTCCTGTACATCTTCAGGAATAGAAGTATCGTTTGCATCTTGCACTTCGTGTCCGTAAATTCCAAATGCAGGCAATCCTTTTTGCGAATAGCCAGCCAATGCAGCAGCAAGATACACAGCTCCAGGTCTTTCCGTTCCGTTAAAGCCCCAAACAGCTTTCGGGATAAGCGGGTCAGTATCCATAACTTCCGTTCCGTAACACCAGCAAGGGGTTACAGTTAGCGACACGCCCACTCCTTCACGCTGGAACTTATCGGCACACATTGCAGCCTCGGCAACACCCCCGATGGTTGTATCAGCAATAACGCATTCCACTTTTTGCCCATTCGGGAAACGTAAATTTTCTTCGATAAGTTTGGCAGCAGCCTGTGCCATTTTCATTGTTTGCACTTCGAGTGACTCGCGTACGCCTCGCTCGCGTCCGTCAATTACCGGACGGATTCCAATTTTGGGCAAACGCCCTATCAATCGTTCTTTCATAGTCAGTTATTCTTTTTAAATATAATTTTATTTATTGGGATAAAAAATGTTACTCTCTTTTATAGTTTGTTGTGCTTCTTTTATAGATTTAAAAAATCCTGCAGAAGTAAATACATAGAAAGACGCTCCAAGAACGGTAGTTTCCTTCTGTTCGATAACTTTAACGGGAATACCGCAAACATCAGCACGAATTTGATTCCACAAAGCATTTTTTGAACCTCCTCCTACGCAAATGATAGATTCGGCTTTAAAATTACCCGCTTTTTCAACAGAATTCAACGCTTCTTTTAATTTAAAAGCTAAGGCTTCCAATGCTGCTCGGTAAATATGCCCACGAGTAGTGTGCAAGGTAAGCCCTTCGATACTTCCGCCAGAAGCACCTTGTGTAGCGTAAAAATCAGGATTTAACTTCACTCCTTCAACTCCTTGAGGAATTTGTGAAGCCTCACGAATCATTGTTTCATAACACTCTGAACCAGATAAGCTTCCGTAGAAATTTCGTTTTATCCATTCAAGCATTCCTGAAGCAATGTAATTCACTCCGATATTATATTTTCCTTTTTCGGCATCAAATTCGGTGGTAATTCCCAAATCCAACTCACGAGGAGTAGAAGTGGCTTTTTCACTTCGGGTCATCAAAATTTCCCAAGTTCCTGAACTTAGCACAGGCTGGTTAATATCCGCTCCTGACCCGATGATGGCAAATTGCGTATCGTGCCCTGCAAGATATACAGGAGTTCCCTCAGGAAGCCCGGTTTCTTTTGAAGCAGAAGAAGTTACCTTCCCTACAACATCGCCCGATGCCCCTACTTTTCCAAAAATAGCTGGAGAAATCTGTAATTTTTCAAAGATTTTTTCCGAAAAATTTTGACTTGCTACACTTGTCAGCATCGAAGTTCCCATCATTGTATTGTCATTGCACTTGGCTCCTGTAAGTCTCATATTAAGAAGTGAAGGCATAAATAGAAATACTTCGGTTTGGTCAATAATCTCAGGACGATTTTCCTTGAACCAAATCAGTTTGTTTATGGTGTTGAAATTATACGGAAATACTCCTGATTCAGTATATAGTTCATCTACAGGAAGATACTTACTTATATTATCTAAAATAGGTATTGTTCTGGGACATTGCCACGATATGATGGGATACAATAATTTTCCTTCTGCATCAACAAAAGCCCCATCAACACCGAAAGTAGTGGTGGTGACTCCAACAATGCGATTAGGATCAATTTGGCTTGTTACTGATTTACAAGCTCGAAGCAATTTGTTCCAAATGGCATCAAAATCCCAAATCCGCCCCTCGGGGTAGTTAGGATCTGTCTCCGTTTGGTTCGGGTAGGACTGCAAAGCCTCGATTTCGCCTTGCATATTAATCGCCACTACCCGAACGTTAGTTGCTCCACAATCAAAGATGATAGCTAACGGATTCATTGGTAAATTTGTTTTTTGGTTGTTGGTAATTTGGTTTGGTTATGAAAAAGTTCCTTTTTCGGTAGTTATTTCTTTAAAAAATTTACTTCTAATTCATTGAGTTGCTCATCACTCATTCCTTGAGGCTCAAAGCCGGCCGCCCAAGCCATCAATAGCATTTTGGCTCCTTTGTTGGCAACATCTAAAAAGTCAAAGGCTTTTACAACGTCTTCTCCCGTAGCCAACGCTCCGTGTTTTTCCCACAAGATAACATCGTGATTTTTAAGACCTTCGATAGTAATATCAGCTAAAGCCTCCGTTCCGGACAAAGCGTACGGACAGCAATGAACTCCATTGGGAACAAACACGCGTATTTCAGGACAAAGTTTCCAAAGTGAATGATTGAATTTGGCTTCATCTTGGAAAAGCTGATGATGACTTAGCACGATTAATTCAATGGTATGTGTATGTAAAACAGCCTTGTAGGTAGGTTTAAATTTCTGATTAAAGCAGTGAATCTTTATGTGTGAAATTAATTCGCTTGTTGGTGCAAAAGGCTTGCTTTTTCCTCCCCAGATAATTGCATATCCTGAAGCAGAACCATTAACGTGAATGATGCAAGACGCCTCCTCAATGTTATTAATAAGCGAACGCAAGTAGCAGCCTGTTCCTGTTATGAAATACGTTTGGTTAGCAGCCTCTAAAGGAAGTTGCCTGCACGAAACATAACTGGTTAAATAATCAAAATCGGATGGAGAGAAATGCTCTGTCAGGTTTATTGAAATGTTTCCTGCATTGCGTTCAGCCCATTCGCGTTGCCACAAATATTGTGCTACTTCACTTACTTTAGCTATCTCTTTTTGTACAGATTTAGGTAGTTGATGTGTCTCCATTAAAGTATATTTTGAATTATGGAACAAAATTATTCAAAACTAATTGATTGAAAAATGAATAATTTTTGTATTTTTGTATCTGTTTTAAACATTTTTTCAAAATGGGAAAGGAAAATTTGACTCAACGTGGCGACCCTTCAAAAGTGGAACAGGTTTTTACCTCTGTCCGATTGAAACTATGGTGCTGCCGATATTGGCAATTAAGAAAATGGGACACAACAGATATGGCTTTTCCTTATTGGAGAATTTATTGGAATAAAAATTACGGCGGAATCATTGGTTATGACCAAAAAGAGTACGTAATGTCTCCCGATACGCTTTATATCATTTCACCTAACACGCCTTATTTTTCGTGTTTCTTCTCAAAGAAAAAGGAAAACATATATGATGAGGAAGTTGAGGGCAAACGTGTAGATGAAGACGAAAATGAGCAGCTCATTGCGATGCATTCATTATTACATTTATATATCCATTTTAACCTTGGAATTCCGTTTGATTATGTTAAGGAAGGGATTTACACCATTGAATTAAGTCCTTTTCAAAAAGAAAAATTAGAGAATTTAACCCAAAACCTCAAAAAGGGAAATATTTTTGATTTTTCTGCCACAATGTATCTTCAATCACTTATTTTTGAATTTATTTCATTGTTAGACAAATCATTATGGAATTCCGCTCGTATGGATAATCGGGTTCTTACTGTAATACGTTATATTGACCGCAACATTGCTCAAAATCACACCAACGAGCACTTGGCTTCGCTCGTTCATATGGCAACAAACTCATTTGCAAGGCTTTTTCACGACGTGATGAAAACTCCGTTGCAACTTTTCATCAAGCAAAGAAAAATCAACAATGCGTGCGGGCTTTTTGACCATAACGACATTCCGATTGAAGAAGTCGCACACCAGTTAGGTTTTGCCGACAGATACCATTTTTCCCGAATTTTCAAACAAATCAGAGGCGTTTCCCCGGGAGAATATTGCAAAACAAGGAAACGTATTTTTTAAAATTGTACGAGATAGCGTAAAAAGCTTATATTTGCCAAAAAATTAGAAAATGCAGTGGATTTTAGCCATAATAGGTTATTTATTTTTCAAGCTCCCCGGAGCTGTTATGGGTTTCATTTTAGGTCTTTTCCTTAAGAATTCCCAAATTAATATTGGTAGTTCTACTTTTCGCCCTACTTTCCAAAATCATCAAAATCAGAGTGCAAGCCCTGCTGATTTTGAAGTTAACTTACTGTCATTATGCTCCTTAGTAATAAAAGCAAACGGACAGGTAAGCCAAGCCGAATTGGATTTTGTACGCATACGTTTTGTAGAGATGTACGGAAAAGAACGTGCCAATGCTGTTTTTCGCACTTTTAACGAGCTTGTAAAAGGTCGGGAAATTTCTGCCTTCAGAGTAAGTACTTATTTGAAGACGAGAACTCCTTACGCGACACGCCTGCAAATAATTCATTTTCTTTTTG
Proteins encoded in this region:
- a CDS encoding L-fucose isomerase, which produces MKERLIGRLPKIGIRPVIDGRERGVRESLEVQTMKMAQAAAKLIEENLRFPNGQKVECVIADTTIGGVAEAAMCADKFQREGVGVSLTVTPCWCYGTEVMDTDPLIPKAVWGFNGTERPGAVYLAAALAGYSQKGLPAFGIYGHEVQDANDTSIPEDVQEKILRFAKAGIAVAYMKGKSYLSLGYSSMGIAGSMVDIHFLQDYFGIRTEFVDMTEILRRIDEGIFDQEEYKKAMEWTKKHCKEGIDINKPHNKIDDKRKEYEWEMVVKMTIIIRDMMIGNPKLKEMGFGEESHGRNAIVSGFQGQRQWTDYLPNGDFAEAILNSSFDWNGIRQAFVVATENDCLNGISMLFGHLLTGTAQIFSDVRTYWSPEAVERVTGKKLTGKAKDGIIHLINSGSTTLDATGRMLTSDGKNTMKPYWEVTEKDVQACLENTLWPQADHEYFRGGGYSSQFKTVGEIPVTMCRLNLIKGIGPVLQIAEGWTVDIPDEIHKVLDERTNQTWPTTWFVPRLDPTKDNFKDVYSVMAYWGANHGAICYGHIGADLITLASMLRIPIQMHNIADKDIFRPSAWSGFGMDKEGSDYRACQTYGALYK
- the fucK gene encoding L-fuculokinase; the protein is MNPLAIIFDCGATNVRVVAINMQGEIEALQSYPNQTETDPNYPEGRIWDFDAIWNKLLRACKSVTSQIDPNRIVGVTTTTFGVDGAFVDAEGKLLYPIISWQCPRTIPILDNISKYLPVDELYTESGVFPYNFNTINKLIWFKENRPEIIDQTEVFLFMPSLLNMRLTGAKCNDNTMMGTSMLTSVASQNFSEKIFEKLQISPAIFGKVGASGDVVGKVTSSASKETGLPEGTPVYLAGHDTQFAIIGSGADINQPVLSSGTWEILMTRSEKATSTPRELDLGITTEFDAEKGKYNIGVNYIASGMLEWIKRNFYGSLSGSECYETMIREASQIPQGVEGVKLNPDFYATQGASGGSIEGLTLHTTRGHIYRAALEALAFKLKEALNSVEKAGNFKAESIICVGGGSKNALWNQIRADVCGIPVKVIEQKETTVLGASFYVFTSAGFFKSIKEAQQTIKESNIFYPNK
- the rhaD gene encoding rhamnulose-1-phosphate aldolase; this translates as METHQLPKSVQKEIAKVSEVAQYLWQREWAERNAGNISINLTEHFSPSDFDYLTSYVSCRQLPLEAANQTYFITGTGCYLRSLINNIEEASCIIHVNGSASGYAIIWGGKSKPFAPTSELISHIKIHCFNQKFKPTYKAVLHTHTIELIVLSHHQLFQDEAKFNHSLWKLCPEIRVFVPNGVHCCPYALSGTEALADITIEGLKNHDVILWEKHGALATGEDVVKAFDFLDVANKGAKMLLMAWAAGFEPQGMSDEQLNELEVNFLKK
- a CDS encoding helix-turn-helix domain-containing protein, translated to MGKENLTQRGDPSKVEQVFTSVRLKLWCCRYWQLRKWDTTDMAFPYWRIYWNKNYGGIIGYDQKEYVMSPDTLYIISPNTPYFSCFFSKKKENIYDEEVEGKRVDEDENEQLIAMHSLLHLYIHFNLGIPFDYVKEGIYTIELSPFQKEKLENLTQNLKKGNIFDFSATMYLQSLIFEFISLLDKSLWNSARMDNRVLTVIRYIDRNIAQNHTNEHLASLVHMATNSFARLFHDVMKTPLQLFIKQRKINNACGLFDHNDIPIEEVAHQLGFADRYHFSRIFKQIRGVSPGEYCKTRKRIF
- a CDS encoding tellurite resistance TerB family protein, whose product is MQWILAIIGYLFFKLPGAVMGFILGLFLKNSQINIGSSTFRPTFQNHQNQSASPADFEVNLLSLCSLVIKANGQVSQAELDFVRIRFVEMYGKERANAVFRTFNELVKGREISAFRVSTYLKTRTPYATRLQIIHFLFGIAKADGIVSDSEIQQIHEIARYFQISYSDFESIKAMFVHNQTESIRDAYTILEINRNASNAEVKKAYREMAKKYHPDRVITQDEAIKKGAEEKFKQVQKAYEQILKERGI